A region of Photobacterium sanguinicancri DNA encodes the following proteins:
- a CDS encoding NupC/NupG family nucleoside CNT transporter: MSSLLGIVAILTFAYLFSNDRRNIPLRTVSLAFSLQILFALLVLYVPAGKTALGAVSNTVSSVIDYGQEGIAFLFGGLATGSVGFVFAINVLGIIIFFSALISALYHIGLMPKVINIVGGALQKLLGTGRAESLSATANIFVGMVEAPLVVKPYLKNMSDSQFFAVMTCGLASVAGGTLVGYASLGVELNFLIAAAFMSAPAGLLMAKILFPPSEKTNNEDEITSVDLPRATNVVEALADGAIAGLRIAATIGATLLAFISVIALLNGLLGTIGDWFGLTLSFELIMGYLFAPVAYLIGVPWSEAITAGSLIGNKVIVNEFVAFIQLMEVKDQLSPHSQAIITFALCGFANISTMAILIGGLGSLVPERRTFISKHGFRAITAGVLANLMSAAIAGVILSL; encoded by the coding sequence ATGTCTTCTTTACTTGGTATTGTGGCTATCTTAACGTTTGCCTACTTATTTTCTAACGATCGTCGCAACATCCCATTAAGAACAGTTAGCCTAGCCTTTTCATTACAAATTCTTTTCGCTTTACTTGTTCTGTATGTCCCTGCCGGCAAAACCGCCCTTGGCGCTGTTAGCAACACCGTATCAAGTGTTATTGATTATGGACAAGAAGGTATTGCGTTCTTATTTGGTGGCTTAGCAACAGGCAGCGTTGGTTTCGTATTCGCAATTAACGTACTGGGCATCATCATTTTCTTCTCTGCGCTTATTTCGGCCCTGTACCATATTGGCTTAATGCCAAAAGTCATCAATATTGTTGGCGGTGCACTGCAAAAGCTACTTGGTACTGGACGTGCAGAATCCTTATCTGCAACCGCCAATATTTTTGTCGGCATGGTCGAGGCTCCCTTGGTCGTCAAACCTTACTTAAAGAATATGAGTGATTCACAATTCTTTGCAGTAATGACATGCGGCCTTGCCTCTGTTGCTGGCGGTACGTTAGTTGGCTATGCATCACTTGGCGTTGAATTGAATTTCCTAATTGCGGCGGCATTCATGTCGGCACCTGCGGGCCTACTGATGGCGAAAATCCTATTTCCGCCAAGTGAAAAAACCAATAATGAAGACGAAATCACTTCCGTTGATTTACCACGCGCAACCAATGTTGTCGAAGCATTAGCAGACGGTGCGATTGCAGGCTTACGCATTGCCGCAACCATTGGTGCAACATTACTTGCTTTTATCAGTGTTATTGCATTATTGAACGGTCTGTTAGGGACTATCGGTGATTGGTTTGGTCTGACGCTTAGCTTTGAATTGATAATGGGTTACTTGTTTGCCCCTGTCGCATACCTTATTGGTGTGCCATGGAGTGAAGCAATTACTGCGGGCTCGCTTATCGGTAACAAAGTCATCGTCAACGAATTCGTTGCCTTCATTCAGCTAATGGAAGTAAAAGATCAGCTAAGCCCACACTCTCAAGCCATTATTACTTTTGCACTGTGCGGTTTTGCGAACATTTCGACCATGGCGATACTAATTGGTGGACTTGGCAGCCTTGTACCAGAGCGCCGTACTTTTATCTCTAAACATGGGTTTCGTGCCATTACGGCTGGCGTACTAGCCAACTTAATGAGTGCTGCTATTGCTGGAGTCATTTTGTCACTCTAA